In the Verrucomicrobiota bacterium genome, one interval contains:
- a CDS encoding helicase, with protein sequence QTDEAQAVVTALVRMIEEKRLAVKVYTKGRLHAKAYIFDYGKVFDASGKAVERHEKGIAIVGSSNLTLSGVTHNTELNVLVQGNDNHAELAKWFDELWKESQDFDEALMQEMKQSWAVAAVRPYDVYMKTLYALVRDRLEGEDDKDILWDDEITRRLADFQKVAVRQAVQMVKDYGGAFVADVVGLGKSYIGAAIVKHFERTDHARALILCPAPLTEMWERYNEVYQLNARVLSMGLLREDDDGAVNMLLEDVLYKDRDFVLIDESHNLRHRDTQRYKVVEAFLSTGRRCCFLTATPRNKSAWDVYSQIKLFHQDDKTDLPVDPPDLKQYFKLIEDGERKLPDLLANILIRRTRNHILRWYGFDSVTHQPVDPSQFRDYLDGRKRAYVFVGGRHQFFPKRELETIEYSIEDTYRGLYQQLRGYLGKPKKGRTIKATGEELTYARYGLFHYVDAAKQKREPYASLHRAGHTLRGLIRILLFKRFESSVYAFKETVRRLIVVHERFLEALKQGFVPAGEDAQAILYEPNAAEEQDLMDALREVSKRYDIKDFNSGKLKADIEHDLELLRKILQLVAPITPEQDAKLQKLKERLAAKPLKEGKRLIFTQYADTAKYLHDNLNPGGKREDIDVIFSGDKSKARVVGRFAPKANPEYRFTAGEKELFTVVATDVLAEGLNLQDCDNIINYDLHWNPVKLIQRFGRIDRIGSDHDVVYGFNFLPETGLDRHLDLKDKLHRRIQEIHDTIGEDSEILDRTEKLNEEAMYAIYEQKNGGQLSLFEDEEDEFLDLNEAEEILRQLRKENPAEYERIANLRDGIRAAKTSTLKGQFVFCEATSPERETAKGFQQLFLLDSEGKVVSKDIPRILGAIKCGPELRSQPLPNDYNAAVMRVQRQFAEEVKHRQAERAHTLSLSHGQNYVLRELRVLFGATADEELKANINVLEKAFRGPITRAVHREAIILRRNGVTGDALYKALARIYDQHNLRDWIDRRNLHAAGRPVPRIVCSEALV encoded by the coding sequence ACCAGACGGATGAAGCGCAGGCGGTCGTGACGGCGCTGGTGCGAATGATCGAAGAGAAGCGGCTTGCGGTGAAGGTCTATACCAAGGGCCGCTTGCACGCGAAGGCATACATCTTCGATTACGGCAAGGTGTTTGACGCCAGCGGCAAGGCGGTGGAGCGGCACGAGAAGGGCATCGCCATCGTCGGCTCGTCGAACCTCACGTTGTCCGGTGTGACGCACAACACGGAGTTGAACGTGCTGGTGCAGGGCAACGACAACCACGCGGAGCTGGCGAAGTGGTTCGACGAGCTTTGGAAAGAGTCGCAGGACTTTGACGAGGCTTTGATGCAGGAGATGAAGCAGTCGTGGGCGGTGGCGGCAGTGCGCCCGTATGACGTTTACATGAAAACGCTCTACGCGCTCGTGCGCGACCGCCTGGAGGGCGAGGATGACAAGGACATTCTCTGGGATGACGAGATCACGCGGCGGCTGGCGGATTTCCAAAAGGTCGCGGTGCGCCAGGCGGTGCAGATGGTGAAGGATTACGGCGGGGCGTTTGTGGCGGACGTGGTTGGCCTCGGCAAGAGCTACATCGGCGCGGCCATCGTGAAGCATTTCGAGCGCACGGATCACGCGCGGGCGCTCATCCTGTGCCCTGCGCCGCTCACGGAAATGTGGGAGCGTTACAACGAGGTTTATCAGCTTAACGCGCGGGTGCTTTCGATGGGCCTGTTGCGCGAGGATGACGATGGCGCGGTGAACATGCTGCTGGAGGACGTGCTCTACAAGGACCGCGATTTCGTGCTGATTGACGAAAGCCACAATCTCCGGCATCGCGACACGCAGCGTTACAAAGTGGTCGAGGCGTTCTTGAGCACGGGCCGGCGCTGCTGTTTTCTCACGGCCACGCCGCGCAACAAGAGCGCCTGGGACGTGTATTCCCAAATCAAGCTGTTCCACCAGGACGACAAAACGGATTTGCCGGTTGATCCGCCGGACTTGAAGCAATACTTCAAGCTGATTGAGGACGGCGAACGGAAGCTGCCGGATTTGCTGGCGAACATCCTCATCCGCCGCACGCGGAATCACATTCTGCGCTGGTATGGCTTCGATTCGGTCACGCACCAGCCCGTTGACCCGTCTCAGTTCCGTGATTACCTCGACGGGCGAAAGCGGGCGTATGTGTTCGTCGGCGGGCGGCATCAGTTCTTCCCCAAGCGCGAACTGGAGACGATTGAATACAGCATCGAGGACACGTATCGGGGGCTTTATCAGCAATTGCGGGGCTATCTCGGCAAGCCGAAGAAGGGCCGGACGATCAAGGCCACGGGGGAGGAATTGACCTACGCGCGCTACGGTCTTTTCCACTACGTGGATGCCGCCAAGCAGAAGCGCGAGCCTTACGCGAGCCTGCATCGGGCGGGCCACACGTTGCGCGGGTTGATTCGCATCTTGCTGTTCAAGCGGTTCGAGTCATCGGTGTATGCGTTCAAGGAAACGGTGCGTCGGCTGATTGTCGTGCATGAGCGTTTCCTGGAGGCGCTGAAGCAAGGCTTCGTGCCGGCGGGCGAAGACGCGCAGGCGATTCTCTACGAGCCGAACGCGGCGGAAGAGCAGGATTTGATGGACGCGCTGCGCGAGGTTTCCAAGCGATATGACATCAAGGATTTCAACTCCGGCAAGCTGAAGGCGGACATTGAACACGATCTGGAACTGCTCAGGAAGATTCTGCAACTCGTCGCGCCCATCACCCCGGAGCAGGATGCCAAGTTGCAGAAGCTCAAAGAACGGCTCGCGGCGAAACCGTTGAAGGAAGGCAAGCGCCTGATCTTCACCCAATACGCGGACACGGCGAAGTATTTGCACGACAATCTGAATCCCGGCGGCAAGCGCGAGGACATTGACGTGATTTTCAGCGGCGACAAGAGCAAGGCGCGGGTGGTGGGTCGGTTCGCGCCAAAGGCGAATCCTGAATACAGGTTCACAGCGGGCGAAAAGGAACTGTTCACGGTGGTCGCGACGGACGTGCTGGCGGAAGGTCTGAACCTCCAGGACTGCGACAACATCATCAATTACGACCTGCATTGGAATCCGGTGAAGCTGATTCAGCGGTTCGGTCGCATTGACCGCATCGGCAGCGACCACGATGTCGTCTATGGTTTCAATTTCCTGCCGGAAACCGGACTCGACCGGCATCTGGATTTGAAAGACAAGCTGCATCGTCGGATTCAGGAGATTCACGACACCATTGGTGAGGACTCGGAAATTCTCGACCGCACGGAAAAGCTCAACGAAGAGGCGATGTATGCGATCTACGAGCAGAAGAACGGCGGGCAGTTGAGCTTGTTTGAGGATGAGGAGGACGAGTTCCTTGACCTGAACGAAGCGGAAGAAATCCTGCGGCAGTTGCGGAAGGAGAATCCGGCGGAATACGAGCGCATCGCGAATTTGCGAGACGGCATCCGTGCGGCCAAGACTTCGACACTGAAGGGGCAATTCGTTTTCTGCGAAGCGACTTCGCCGGAACGCGAGACGGCCAAAGGCTTTCAGCAGTTGTTCCTTTTGGATTCCGAGGGCAAGGTCGTCTCGAAGGACATCCCCAGGATTCTGGGCGCGATCAAATGCGGCCCGGAACTGAGAAGCCAGCCATTGCCGAACGACTACAACGCAGCCGTGATGCGAGTGCAGCGCCAATTCGCGGAGGAAGTGAAGCACCGGCAGGCCGAGCGGGCGCACACCTTGTCATTGAGTCACGGACAGAATTACGTCTTGCGGGAGTTGCGCGTGCTGTTCGGCGCGACGGCAGACGAGGAGCTTAAAGCGAACATCAATGTCTTGGAGAAGGCTTTCCGTGGTCCGATCACGCGAGCCGTCCACCGTGAGGCAATCATCCTCCGGCGCAACGGTGTGACAGGCGACGCGCTCTACAAGGCGTTGGCGCGCATTTACGACCAGCACAATTTGCGCGACTGGATTGACCGGCGAAACCTCCACGCCGCCGGGCGGCCAGTTCCCCGGATCGTTTGCAGCGAGGCGTTGGTTTGA